The following coding sequences are from one Sesamum indicum cultivar Zhongzhi No. 13 linkage group LG11, S_indicum_v1.0, whole genome shotgun sequence window:
- the LOC105173617 gene encoding beta-galactosidase: protein MGSIWKMLGISGLVFTVLFLSLVCSSVRADVSYDDKAFIINGKRRILVSGSIHYPRSTPEMWPDLIQKAKDGGLDVIQTYVFWNGHEPSPGKYNFEGRFDLVKFIKLVHQSGLYVHLRIGPYVCAEWNFGGFPVWLKYVPGIEFRTDNQPFKVAMQRFVQKIVDMMKSESLFEPQGGPIIMSQIENEYGPVEWELGAAGKAYTAWAAKMAVGLDTGVPWIMCKQDTAPDPIIDTCNGFYCEGFRPNKPYKPKMWTEAWSGWYTQFGGPVPHRPAEDLAFSVARFVQNNGSFFNYYMYHGGTNFGRNAAGLFVATSYDYDAPIDEYGLLNEPKWGHLRDLHKAIKQSEAALVSSYPTVTWPGKNQEVHVFRSKSGACAAFLSNYDRTYPTKLTFRNIQYDLPPWSISILPDCKTEVYNTARISSMSSQAKMVPISGDLSWQSYNEQTPSADDSDTLAMDGLWEQINVTRDSSDYLWYLTEVGIASDEGFLKSGQWPLLTVMSAGHALHVFINGLLSGTVYGSLDSTKLTYGGNVDLRAGINKISLLSVAVGLPNAGMHYERWNTGVLGPVTLQGLNEGTRDLTKQRWSYKAGLKGESLSLDTVSGSSSVEWIEGLLLAQKQPLTWYKTTFDAPEGSDPLAIDMISMGKGEIWINGQSIGRHWPGYKAKGSCGECNYAGTFSEKKCQRGCDQPSQRWYHLPRSWLKSSGNLLVVFEEWGGDPTQISLVKRTT, encoded by the exons AAAGGCTAAAGATGGAGGGTTAGATGTTATACAGACATATGTGTTTTGGAATGGGCACGAGCCTTCTCCTGGAAAA TATAATTTTGAAGGGCGTTTTGATCTTGTAAAGTTCATCAAGCTGGTACACCAGTCCGGGCTCTATGTTCACCTCCGAATCGGGCCTTACGTTTGTGCAGAGTGGAATTTTGG GGGATTTCCTGTTTGGCTAAAATATGTACCAGGAATAGAATTCAGAACAGACAATCAGCCTTTCAAG GTTGCTATGCAAAGATTCGTCCAAAAAATTGTCGACATGATGAAGTCAGAAAGTTTGTTTGAACCTCAAGGAGGGCCAATTATCATGTCACAG ATAGAAAATGAGTATGGACCAGTAGAGTGGGAACTTGGAGCTGCTGGTAAAGCTTATACTGCATGGGCAGCGAAAATGGCTGTGGGACTGGATACTGGTGTTCCATGGATAATGTGCAAACAAGACACTGCTCCTGATCCCATT ATAGATACCTGCAATGGTTTCTACTGTGAAGGCTTCCGTCCAAACAAGCCCTATAAGCCCAAAATGTGGACTGAAGCCTGGAGTGGCTG GTATACACAGTTTGGTGGCCCTGTTCCTCACAGACCTGCTGAAGACTTGGCTTTTTCAGTGGCTAGATTTGTCCAGAATAATGGTTCATTCTTCAATTATTACATG TACCATGGAGGAACAAATTTTGGTCGAAATGCAGCTGGTCTTTTTGTTGCCACCAGCTATGACTATGATGCTCCAATAGATGAATATG GACTTCTGAATGAGCCAAAATGGGGGCACTTGAGAGATTTACACAAAGCAATTAAGCAATCCGAAGCAGCTTTAGTTTCATCTTATCCCACGGTCACATGGCCTGGAAAGAATCAGGAG GTTCATGTCTTCAGATCAAAATCCGGGGCTTGTGCTGCATTTCTTTCCAACTATGACCGTACATATCCTACTAAGCTGACCTTTAGAAATATTCAATATGATCTGCCCCCTTGGTCGATTAGCATTCTGCCCGACTGCAAGACTGAAGTTTACAACACTGCGAGA ATTAGCTCCATGAGTTCCCAGGCAAAGATGGTACCTATAAGTGGTGATCTAAGTTGGCAATCATATAACGAACAAACTCCTTCTGCTGATGACAGTGACACACTAGCAATGGACGGCTTGTGGGAGCAAATAAATGTTACCAGAGACTCCTCTGATTATTTATGGTACCTAACAGA AGTTGGTATAGCTTCTGATGAAGGATTTCTGAAGAGTGGACAGTGGCCCCTTCTCACAGTTATGTCAGCCGGTCATGCCTTGCATGTTTTTATCAATGGCCTGTTATCAG GAACTGTGTATGGGAGCCTGGATAGTACGAAATTAACATATGGTGGCAATGTAGATTTGAGAGCTGGAATTAACAAAATATCTTTACTTAGTGTTGCTGTGGGTCTACCG AATGCCGGTATGCACTATGAGAGGTGGAATACGGGAGTTCTTGGTCCCGTCACTTTGCAGGGTCTCAATGAGGGGACGAGGGACTTGACAAAGCAGAGATGGTCTTACAAG GCTGGTCTGAAAGGCGAATCACTCAGCCTTGACACTGTCAGTGGAAGTTCTTCAGTCGAATGGATAGAGGGATTGCTCTTGGCTCAAAAGCAACCTCTAACGTGGTATAAG ACGACATTTGATGCACCAGAAGGAAGTGATCCATTGGCTATAGATATGATCAGCATGGGGAAAGGTGAAATATGGATAAACGGCCAAAGCATAGGCAGACACTGGCCAGGATATAAAGCAAAAGGCAGTTGTGGTGAGTGTAACTATGCTGGCACATTCAGTGAGAAGAAATGCCAAAGGGGTTGTGATCAGCCCTCTCAGAGATG GTACCATCTTCCGCGTTCATGGCTGAAATCAAGTGGGAATCTGTTGGTTGTATTCGAAGAATGGGGTGGTGACCCGACTCAAATCTCTTTGGTTAAGAGAACAACATAA
- the LOC105173618 gene encoding uncharacterized protein LOC105173618 isoform X2, giving the protein MSRFAEITSLFAALASNLQTQDPTATNEVDLSISDLNRSLNLSEAPRVRILDTALSLMCFTAPQVYDSVIEYTVKTIVTILSSSVECTVLRTNEERVLRVGGLVSRSDCANVMERCADILGKLEGRKDDLCALLLYAVIRVAALKPCFPRPIRSTSNLEVKFSDSSTSALANLCCHLPDEFKVKDGEVPLRLLLWHLDPMILKQDVLQILEEIIKRPFLPLSMEFYDRTEWRSKVICLVLSPSVFVETRALLHGWFLMTAMVMNFPGWFFFASMLLFCDNSPVDSFHFGSIPGSIKRYLMPDAEVSSSTAAANVIAWILNPISESDQYLIVDHLVKVSELWTLKCSSLSECNDIKRVHMKETSRLKLHDKDGITSPELDGWTVWLWLKEFRDMYIEVFGKSVHLMTSNTKKFSIHQNMLLRRIPLGILLVYANHLNAAGCALLLHYAATGTVQKFSDKQNSGWKYDLQGNSMTWIEQYTEAEAIAGCKTVFDITDVTERISPSMFETEEEGLNFVCQLKLKSGNYFLKCIKRLLQVKFDGDGLQMQRDLLTRVIRWRHQGKDVFQNNKDLDYVCDALNV; this is encoded by the exons ATGTCGAGATTTGCAGAGATCACCTCTCTCTTCGCGGCACTAGCATCCAATCTCCAAACCCAAGATCCGACGGCCACAAATGAAGTCGACCTCTCTATCTCTGATCTAAACCGTTCGCTCAACCTGAGTGAAGCCCCCAGGGTTCGCATTCTGGACACCGCCCTCTCTCTCATGTGCTTCACTGCTCCACAG gtcTATGATTCGGTGATTGAATACACAGTAAAAACAATTGTCACTATATTATCTTCTTCTGTTGAGTGTACGGTGTTGAGAACCAATGAAGAGCGGGTTTTGAGGGTAGGCGGATTGGTTTCCAGAAGCGATTGTGCCAATGTTATGGAAAGGTGTGCTGATATTTTGGGGAAATTGGAAGGACGTAAAG ATGATCTTTGTGCTTTGCTTTTGTATGCTGTTATCAGAGTGGCAGCTCTTAAGCCCTGCTTTCCGCGTCCAATACGATCAACTTCTAATCTTGAAGTGAAGTTTAGTGATTCCAGCACTTCTGCTCTTGCAAACTTATGTTGCCATTTGCCGGATGAATTCAAAGTGAAGGATGGAGAAGTACCTTTAAG GTTGTTGTTATGGCACTTAGATCCCATGATTTTGAAGCAAGACGTATTGCAAATTCTGGAAGAAATCATTAAAAGGCCGTTTCTTCCACTAAGTATGGAATTTTATGATAGGACAGAGTGGAGATCCAAAGTAATTTGCCTTGTACTTTCCCCATCAGTGTTTGTTGAGACAAGAGCCTTGTTGCATGGGTGGTTCTTGATGAC GGCTATGGTGATGAACTTCCCCGGTTGGTTCTTTTTTGCATCTATGTTGCTCTTTTGTGATAACAGTCCTGTAGATAGTTTCCATTTCGGATCCATCCCTGGGTCAATCAAGCGTTATCTAATGCCTGATGCAGAAGTATCTTCTTCCACAGCAGCAGCAAATGTTATTGCATGGATTTTGAACCCCATCAGCGAATCTGATCAATATCTCATCGTTGATCATCTAGTTAAAGTTTCAGAATTATGGACTCTGAAGTGCTCCAGCTTAAGTGAATGTAATGACATAAAAAGGGTTCACATGAAGGAAACTAGTAGGCTTAAATTACATGATAAGGATGGAATAACTTCCCCTGAGCTGGATGGTTGGACAGTTTGGCTTTGGCTCAAGGAATTTAGAGACATGTACATTGAGGTTTTTGGAAAAAGCGTTCACCTTATGACTtccaatacaaaaaaattcagcaTTCACCAAAACATGTTGTTAAGGAGGATCCCGTTAGGCATCTTGCTTGTGTATGCTAATCACCTGAATGCAGCAGGATGTGCCCTGCTTTTGCACTATGCTGCTACTGGGACTGTCCAGAAGTTTTCAGATAAACAAAATTCTGGATGGAAATATGATCTGCAGGGAAACTCAATGACATGGATTGAACAGTACACGGAAGCTGAGGCTATTGCAGGATGTAAAACTGTCTTTGATATAACAGATGTAACTGAAAGGATTTCTCCTTCTATGTTTGAAACTGAAGAGGAGGGACTGAATTTTGTCTGCCAACTGAAATTGAAGAGTGgtaattatttcttgaagTGTATCAAAAGATTACTTCAAGTTAAATTTGATGGAGACGGCCTCCAGATGCAAAGAGATCTTCTCACTAGAGTAATCAGGTGGAGACATCAAGGGAAagatgtttttcaaaataacaaGGATCTGGATTATGTATGTGATGCTTTGAATGTGTAA
- the LOC105173618 gene encoding uncharacterized protein LOC105173618 isoform X1: MSRFAEITSLFAALASNLQTQDPTATNEVDLSISDLNRSLNLSEAPRVRILDTALSLMCFTAPQVYDSVIEYTVKTIVTILSSSVECTVLRTNEERVLRVGGLVSRSDCANVMERCADILGKLEGRKDDLCALLLYAVIRVAALKPCFPRPIRSTSNLEVKFSDSSTSALANLCCHLPDEFKVKDGEVPLRLLLWHLDPMILKQDVLQILEEIIKRPFLPLSMEFYDRTEWRSKVICLVLSPSVFVETRALLHGWFLMTGLASVMELQIEFVRQVLDVISRPMWWGISMEVGSKLPFSHAYFPQEHHLLRILAGPISQEYFQNLIDNISAARSHTGVHSVTSFKKAGTKINIVDHKSMWAMVMNFPGWFFFASMLLFCDNSPVDSFHFGSIPGSIKRYLMPDAEVSSSTAAANVIAWILNPISESDQYLIVDHLVKVSELWTLKCSSLSECNDIKRVHMKETSRLKLHDKDGITSPELDGWTVWLWLKEFRDMYIEVFGKSVHLMTSNTKKFSIHQNMLLRRIPLGILLVYANHLNAAGCALLLHYAATGTVQKFSDKQNSGWKYDLQGNSMTWIEQYTEAEAIAGCKTVFDITDVTERISPSMFETEEEGLNFVCQLKLKSGNYFLKCIKRLLQVKFDGDGLQMQRDLLTRVIRWRHQGKDVFQNNKDLDYVCDALNV, translated from the exons ATGTCGAGATTTGCAGAGATCACCTCTCTCTTCGCGGCACTAGCATCCAATCTCCAAACCCAAGATCCGACGGCCACAAATGAAGTCGACCTCTCTATCTCTGATCTAAACCGTTCGCTCAACCTGAGTGAAGCCCCCAGGGTTCGCATTCTGGACACCGCCCTCTCTCTCATGTGCTTCACTGCTCCACAG gtcTATGATTCGGTGATTGAATACACAGTAAAAACAATTGTCACTATATTATCTTCTTCTGTTGAGTGTACGGTGTTGAGAACCAATGAAGAGCGGGTTTTGAGGGTAGGCGGATTGGTTTCCAGAAGCGATTGTGCCAATGTTATGGAAAGGTGTGCTGATATTTTGGGGAAATTGGAAGGACGTAAAG ATGATCTTTGTGCTTTGCTTTTGTATGCTGTTATCAGAGTGGCAGCTCTTAAGCCCTGCTTTCCGCGTCCAATACGATCAACTTCTAATCTTGAAGTGAAGTTTAGTGATTCCAGCACTTCTGCTCTTGCAAACTTATGTTGCCATTTGCCGGATGAATTCAAAGTGAAGGATGGAGAAGTACCTTTAAG GTTGTTGTTATGGCACTTAGATCCCATGATTTTGAAGCAAGACGTATTGCAAATTCTGGAAGAAATCATTAAAAGGCCGTTTCTTCCACTAAGTATGGAATTTTATGATAGGACAGAGTGGAGATCCAAAGTAATTTGCCTTGTACTTTCCCCATCAGTGTTTGTTGAGACAAGAGCCTTGTTGCATGGGTGGTTCTTGATGAC GGGTTTGGCTTCTGTAATGGAGCTTCAGATTGAGTTTGTAAGGCaagtgctagatgtaatttcgaGACCAATGTGGTGGGGCATATCCATGGAAGTTGGGTCAAAGCTCCCATTTTCTCATGCATATTTTCCCCAGGAGCATCATTTATTGAGAATTTTGGCTGGACCTATATCTCaggaatattttcagaatttgattGACAATATAAGTGCTGCACGTTCTCACACTGGAGTTCATTCAGTCACATCTTTTAAGAAAGCTGGAACCAAGATCAATATAGTAGATCACAAGTCTATGTG GGCTATGGTGATGAACTTCCCCGGTTGGTTCTTTTTTGCATCTATGTTGCTCTTTTGTGATAACAGTCCTGTAGATAGTTTCCATTTCGGATCCATCCCTGGGTCAATCAAGCGTTATCTAATGCCTGATGCAGAAGTATCTTCTTCCACAGCAGCAGCAAATGTTATTGCATGGATTTTGAACCCCATCAGCGAATCTGATCAATATCTCATCGTTGATCATCTAGTTAAAGTTTCAGAATTATGGACTCTGAAGTGCTCCAGCTTAAGTGAATGTAATGACATAAAAAGGGTTCACATGAAGGAAACTAGTAGGCTTAAATTACATGATAAGGATGGAATAACTTCCCCTGAGCTGGATGGTTGGACAGTTTGGCTTTGGCTCAAGGAATTTAGAGACATGTACATTGAGGTTTTTGGAAAAAGCGTTCACCTTATGACTtccaatacaaaaaaattcagcaTTCACCAAAACATGTTGTTAAGGAGGATCCCGTTAGGCATCTTGCTTGTGTATGCTAATCACCTGAATGCAGCAGGATGTGCCCTGCTTTTGCACTATGCTGCTACTGGGACTGTCCAGAAGTTTTCAGATAAACAAAATTCTGGATGGAAATATGATCTGCAGGGAAACTCAATGACATGGATTGAACAGTACACGGAAGCTGAGGCTATTGCAGGATGTAAAACTGTCTTTGATATAACAGATGTAACTGAAAGGATTTCTCCTTCTATGTTTGAAACTGAAGAGGAGGGACTGAATTTTGTCTGCCAACTGAAATTGAAGAGTGgtaattatttcttgaagTGTATCAAAAGATTACTTCAAGTTAAATTTGATGGAGACGGCCTCCAGATGCAAAGAGATCTTCTCACTAGAGTAATCAGGTGGAGACATCAAGGGAAagatgtttttcaaaataacaaGGATCTGGATTATGTATGTGATGCTTTGAATGTGTAA
- the LOC105173620 gene encoding uncharacterized protein LOC105173620, translated as MEMEEGSCSTTGNGVVVGDEAQEDDNSVMDSWLIVDDDTASELSKLLDLFGTPPPPIKVRFIDDPYSTSLIFQSSSAYVTINGNEESCGSSFSDSDSSVMASIDIGGARRCRGPWVLDCAEAREWWMEGGIVGEADWDVELEGFLPGGCEYADDSEDATWVEFLEEIFGQLKEETAKEKIVD; from the coding sequence ATGGAAATGGAAGAGGGTAGCTGTAGTACTACCGGAAATGGGGTTGTCGTGGGCGACGAGGCGCAGGAAGACGACAACAGCGTGATGGATTCGTGGCTTATCGTCGACGACGACACGGCTTCGGAGCTATCGAAGCTTCTAGACTTGTTCGGGACGCCTCCGCCCCCCATAAAGGTGAGGTTCATCGACGACCCCTACTCCACGTCACTGATATTCCAGTCGTCGTCGGCTTACGTCACCATCAACGGAAATGAGGAGTCATGCGGCTCCTCCTTCTCCGACTCCGATTCCTCCGTCATGGCCAGCATAGACATCGGCGGAGCCAGGAGGTGCAGAGGCCCGTGGGTGCTTGACTGTGCGGAGGCTCGTGAGTGGTGGATGGAAGGGGGTATTGTCGGGGAGGCGGACTGGGACGTGGAGTTGGAGGGGTTTCTCCCCGGGGGATGCGAGTATGCCGATGACAGTGAAGATGCAACGTGGGTAGAGtttcttgaagaaatattCGGCCAACTGAAAGAAGAaacagcaaaagaaaaaatagttgaCTAG
- the LOC105173621 gene encoding transmembrane 9 superfamily member 7: MGEIGRMMMINTFWVVVVVELLIKASPANGFYLPGVAPRDFQTGEALEVKVNKLSSTKTQLPYDYYFLSYCKPPKIRNRAENLGEVLRGDRIENSVYSFSMRKPESCKIACRVKLTAASAKSFKKKINDDYRVNMILDNLPVAVVRQRKDGGERRIYERGFQVGFKGKYSGSKDQRYFINNHLNFKVKYHPDPDADAARVVGFEVTPLSINHHYKKWNENNTELSTCKHGIQTVLQPGILPQEIDADKEIVFTYDVSFESSDIRWASRWDMYLLMNDDQIHWFSIINSLMIVLFLSGMVAMIMARTLYRDIAKYNQLEQDEVQEETGWKLVHADVFRPPSNSSLLCVYVGTGVQVFGMTFVTMIFAMLGFLSPSNRGGLMTVMVFLWVFMGLFAGYSSGYLYKIVKGTDWKKISLKTAFMFPSVLFAIFFVLNALIWGEKSSGAVPFGTMFALVLLWFGISLPLVFLGSFLGFKTPALEDPVKTNKIPRPIPLQPWYIHPLFAMLFGGILPYGAVFVELFFILTSVWLNQFYYIFGFLFLVFVILLVTCAEITIVLCYFQLCSEDYRWWWRSYLNSGASALYLFLYAIFYFCTKLEITKLVSGILYFGYMSIIAYAFFILTGTIGFCACFWFVRKIYSSVKID; the protein is encoded by the exons ATGGGAGAAATTGGgcggatgatgatgatcaacACATTCTGGGTAGTAGTAGTGGTGGAACTACTGATCAAAGCGTCGCCGGCAAATGGGTTTTATCTTCCCGGCGTTGCGCCGCGTGATTTTCAGACG GGGGAAGCTCTTGAAGTGAAAGTGAACAAACTTTCCTCAACAAAGACACAACTGCCGTACGACTACTATTTCTTGAGTTATTGTAAACCTCCAAAGATTAGGAATAGAGCAGAAAATTTAGGAGAAGTTCTTCGAGGTGATCGGATCGAGAATTCTGTATATAGT TTTAGCATGAGAAAACCAGAATCATGTAAAATAGCCTGCCGAGTGAAACTTACTGCTGCATCTGCAAAGAGCTTCAAAAAGAAGATTAATGATGATTATCGAGTCAATAT GATTCTGGACAATCTTCCAGTTGCAGTTGTTCGGCAGAGGAAGGATGGAGGTGAGCGGAGAATTTATGAACGAGGGTTTCAAGTTGGATTTAAAGGGAAATATTCTGGA AGCAAAGATCagagatattttataaacaacCATCTGAACTTCAAAGTTAAGTATCACCCTGATCCTGACGCTGACGCAGCTCGTGTTGTTGGTTTTGAGGTCACTCCTCTAAG TATCAATcaccactacaaaaaatggaATGAAAACAACACAGAGTTGTCAACATGCAAACATGGTATTCAAACAGTACTTCAACCAGGTATACTTCCTCAAGAAATTGATGCGGACAAGGAGATAGTATTCACCTATGATGTTTCTTTCGAG TCTAGTGATATCAGATGGGCATCTAGATGGGATATGTACCTTCTTATGAATGATGATCAGATTCATTGGTTCTCCATTATCAATTCCTTGATGATTGTCCTTTTCCTATCTGGCATGGTTGCTATGATCATGGCAAGAACACTATATAGAGACATTGCCAAGTATAATCAGCTGGAGCAAGACGAGGTGCAGGAGGAAACCGGGTGGAAGCTAGTGCATGCCGATGTCTTCAGACCACCATCCAATTCCAGCttattgtgtgtgtatgttggGACGGGAGTCCAAGTCTTTGGAATGACCTTTGTGACTATGATATTTGCAATGCTCGGATTCCTTTCACCTTCTAATAGAGGGGGGCTGATGACGGTTATGGTTTTCTTGTGGGTTTTTATGGGCTTATTTGCTGGCTATTCTTCTGGTTACCTCTACAAAATAGTCAAAGGCACAGACTGGAAGAAGATCTCTCTAAAAACAGCATTCATGTTCCCGTCTGTTCTTTTCGCCATCTTTTTTGTTCTGAATGCCCTGATATGGGGGGAAAAATCTTCTGGGGCTGTGCCTTTTGGGACAATGTTTGCTCTTGTACTGTTGTGGTTCGGCATATCACTGCCATTGGTTTTCTTAGGCAGTTTCTTGGGGTTCAAAACCCCTGCACTAGAGGACCCCGTCAAAACCAATAAAATTCCTCGGCCAATTCCCCTGCAGCCATGGTATATTCACCCACTTTTCGCCATGCTTTTTGGAGGAATCCTTCCATATGGTGCAGTCTTTGTCGAGCTCTTCTTCATACTGACATCTGTGTGGCTGAATCAATTTTACTACATCTTCGGCTTCCTCTTCCTAGTGTTTGTAATTCTTTTGGTCACTTGTGCTGAGATAACCATAGTATTATGCTACTTTCAGCTATGTAGCGAAGATTACAGGTGGTGGTGGAGATCCTACTTGAATTCTGGAGCTTCAGCACTATACCTTTTTTTATACGCAATCTTCTATTTCTGCACTAAGCTAGAAATCACAAAGCTCGTCTCAGGCATTCTCTACTTCGGCTACATGTCTATCATTGCTTATGCCTTCTTCATTCTTACCGGGACAATTGGCTTCTGCGCCTGCTTCTGGTTTGTTAGGAAGATTTACTCGTCTGTCAAGATCGACTAG